One genomic region from Mesorhizobium terrae encodes:
- a CDS encoding thymidylate synthase: MRQYLDLLNHVMEHGTNRGDRTGTGTRSVFGYQMRFDLADGFPVLTTKKLHLKSIIHELLWFLAGDTNIKYLNDHGVTIWDEWADAKGDLGPVYGKQWRSWPDAHGGTIDQIENLLREIRCNPYSRRLIVSAWNPAEVEAMALPPCHCLFQFYVSDGRLSCQLYQRSADIFLGVPFNIASYALLTMMVAQVTGLKPGDFVHTLGDAHIYSNHFEQAREQLQRKPKTLPTMWMNPEVKDLFSFRFEDFRLENYVADATIKAPIAV, translated from the coding sequence ATGCGCCAATATCTGGACCTGCTGAACCATGTGATGGAGCATGGCACCAACCGGGGCGACCGCACCGGCACCGGCACACGCTCGGTGTTCGGCTATCAGATGCGTTTCGATCTGGCCGACGGCTTCCCGGTGCTTACCACCAAGAAACTGCACCTGAAGTCGATCATCCACGAACTTCTGTGGTTTCTGGCCGGCGATACCAACATCAAATATCTGAACGACCACGGCGTCACCATCTGGGACGAGTGGGCGGATGCCAAGGGCGATCTCGGCCCGGTCTATGGCAAGCAGTGGCGCTCCTGGCCGGATGCGCATGGCGGCACCATCGACCAGATCGAAAATCTGCTCCGCGAAATCCGCTGCAATCCTTATTCACGCCGGCTGATCGTCTCGGCATGGAATCCGGCCGAGGTGGAGGCAATGGCGCTGCCGCCCTGCCACTGCCTGTTCCAGTTCTACGTTTCGGACGGACGGCTGTCATGCCAGCTCTACCAGCGTTCCGCGGACATCTTTCTCGGCGTGCCGTTCAACATCGCTTCCTATGCGCTGCTCACCATGATGGTGGCGCAGGTGACGGGGCTGAAACCCGGCGATTTCGTGCACACGCTGGGTGACGCGCACATCTATTCCAACCATTTCGAACAGGCGCGCGAGCAGTTGCAGCGCAAGCCGAAAACACTGCCGACGATGTGGATGAACCCCGAGGTGAAGGACCTTTTCTCCTTCCGCTTCGAGGATTTCCGTCTTGAGAACTACGTCGCCGACGCGACGATCAAGGCACCGATCGCGGTGTAA
- the tsaA gene encoding tRNA (N6-threonylcarbamoyladenosine(37)-N6)-methyltransferase TrmO: protein MVRENEIRQGEIAVEAPAATDAGLVFIGTIRTPWTSRLVTPRQGRADGPVCHIEVFPLWQQALAGIEQFERLEVLYWLHLSRRDLVRQSPANDGSARGTFALRSPVRPNPIGTSIVTLVDVEGSTVLVRGIDCLDGTPLLDLKPDRTLFTPIAPPQAGDFEVG, encoded by the coding sequence TTGGTTCGCGAGAACGAAATCCGCCAAGGCGAGATCGCCGTCGAAGCGCCCGCGGCGACGGATGCCGGGCTCGTCTTCATCGGCACCATCCGCACACCCTGGACCTCGCGGCTGGTGACGCCGCGCCAGGGCCGCGCCGACGGTCCGGTCTGCCACATCGAGGTCTTCCCGCTCTGGCAACAGGCGCTGGCCGGCATCGAACAGTTCGAGCGGCTGGAAGTACTTTACTGGCTGCATCTGTCGCGCCGCGACCTCGTCAGGCAGAGCCCGGCCAATGACGGCAGTGCGCGCGGTACTTTCGCCCTGCGCTCGCCGGTCAGGCCGAACCCGATCGGCACGTCCATCGTCACGTTGGTCGACGTCGAGGGATCGACCGTTCTGGTCCGCGGCATAGACTGCCTCGACGGCACGCCATTGCTCGACCTGAAACCCGACCGCACGCTGTTCACGCCTATCGCTCCGCCGCAGGCCGGCGACTTCGAAGTGGGCTGA
- a CDS encoding TOBE domain-containing protein: MKISARNTLKGKIVEITKGATTSHVRIDIGGAVVTASITNEAVADLGLAVGKQAYAVIKASDVMVGID, encoded by the coding sequence ATGAAAATCAGCGCGCGTAACACCTTGAAGGGCAAGATCGTCGAGATCACCAAGGGTGCCACCACCTCGCATGTCCGCATCGACATCGGCGGCGCCGTCGTCACCGCTTCGATTACCAACGAGGCCGTCGCCGATCTTGGCCTCGCCGTCGGCAAGCAGGCCTATGCCGTGATCAAGGCATCCGACGTGATGGTCGGCATCGACTGA
- the modA gene encoding molybdate ABC transporter substrate-binding protein — MKRNGLVLAALAAGSMAAMLAAPARADEQVVVFAAASLKNALDAVNVACEKEVGETAKISYAASSALAKQIEEGAPADVFISADLDWMKYLSDKKLTKADTEVKLLGNEIVLVAPKDSKAEVKIAKGFDLAKVIGDGKLAMGDFKAVPAGKYGKAALESLGVWSSVEGKVAQAENVRAALKLVATGEAAAGIVYQTDANAEKGVKVIGTFPEETHPPIVYPAAQTAASKDKDAPAFLKCLRSAKAGELFKAQGFTVLAPTQ; from the coding sequence ATGAAACGTAATGGTTTGGTGCTGGCGGCGCTGGCTGCCGGCAGCATGGCCGCGATGCTGGCGGCACCGGCGCGGGCTGATGAGCAGGTGGTGGTGTTTGCAGCCGCCAGCCTCAAGAACGCGCTCGACGCGGTCAATGTCGCTTGCGAGAAGGAAGTCGGCGAGACCGCCAAGATTTCCTATGCGGCCAGCTCGGCGCTGGCCAAGCAGATCGAGGAAGGCGCGCCGGCCGATGTGTTCATCTCGGCCGACCTCGACTGGATGAAATATCTGTCCGACAAGAAGCTGACCAAGGCCGATACCGAGGTGAAATTGCTCGGCAACGAGATCGTGCTGGTGGCGCCGAAGGATTCCAAGGCCGAGGTGAAGATCGCCAAGGGGTTCGATCTCGCCAAGGTGATCGGCGACGGCAAGCTCGCCATGGGTGATTTCAAGGCGGTGCCGGCCGGTAAATACGGCAAGGCGGCGCTGGAATCGCTCGGCGTCTGGTCTTCGGTCGAGGGCAAGGTGGCGCAGGCGGAGAACGTCCGCGCGGCCCTCAAGCTGGTCGCCACGGGCGAGGCGGCGGCGGGCATCGTCTATCAGACCGACGCCAACGCCGAGAAGGGCGTCAAGGTCATTGGAACCTTCCCGGAAGAGACGCATCCTCCCATCGTCTATCCGGCCGCCCAGACGGCAGCTTCCAAGGACAAGGATGCCCCCGCATTCCTGAAGTGCCTGCGATCTGCTAAGGCAGGCGAACTCTTCAAGGCGCAGGGGTTCACGGTTCTCGCGCCGACCCAGTAA